From the genome of Streptococcus marmotae, one region includes:
- a CDS encoding 1-propanol dehydrogenase PduQ — MNIQEFTVGPKFIFGSGSTREIGKLSITKAYVICDPFVEKSNMIQGVLDCLNEMGAVHRVFSRVVPDPTIEVVSESVAEIREFKPDAVIAVGGGSAMDAAKAVIRVYTESEKVAKPIMVAIPTTSGSGSENTSFAVISDPKSNEKYALVDDSLVPDVAILDTAFTMSVPPAITADTGMDVLTHCLEAYVSKRATDFSDACAEKGLALTFRYIVEAYKNGKNQIAREKMHNASSIAGIAFNNAGLGICHSLSHAIGAFFHVPHGRINAVLLPHIISFNASLEADRDTAVARRYAQVANTLNIYGTTAKQSVRALNYAITQLMKKMDMPTTVKELGINPAEFEKMIPEMARRAAVDACTPTNPRSVTVADIEEIYRGLL, encoded by the coding sequence ATGAACATACAAGAATTTACTGTAGGTCCGAAATTTATTTTTGGTTCGGGATCTACAAGAGAAATTGGAAAGTTGTCCATCACTAAAGCCTATGTCATTTGCGATCCTTTTGTTGAAAAAAGTAATATGATTCAGGGTGTGTTGGACTGCTTAAATGAAATGGGGGCTGTCCATAGAGTCTTTTCACGAGTGGTGCCAGATCCCACCATTGAAGTAGTATCTGAGAGTGTTGCTGAAATTAGAGAGTTTAAACCAGATGCTGTTATCGCAGTAGGTGGAGGCTCTGCGATGGATGCGGCCAAGGCTGTTATTCGGGTCTATACTGAGTCAGAGAAAGTTGCTAAACCAATCATGGTTGCCATTCCAACGACAAGTGGAAGCGGAAGCGAGAATACCTCATTTGCAGTTATATCGGATCCAAAAAGCAATGAAAAATATGCTTTGGTTGATGATTCACTTGTTCCCGATGTTGCTATCCTTGATACTGCTTTTACGATGAGTGTTCCACCAGCAATTACAGCTGATACTGGAATGGATGTACTGACTCATTGTTTAGAAGCCTATGTCTCAAAACGTGCAACAGATTTTTCTGATGCATGTGCAGAAAAAGGATTAGCCTTGACATTCCGCTACATTGTAGAAGCATATAAAAATGGGAAAAACCAAATAGCGCGTGAGAAAATGCACAATGCATCTTCGATTGCGGGAATTGCATTTAATAATGCAGGTTTAGGAATTTGTCATAGTTTATCTCATGCGATTGGAGCGTTTTTCCATGTACCACATGGTCGAATAAACGCAGTATTGTTACCTCACATTATTTCATTCAATGCATCGCTTGAAGCAGATCGTGATACAGCTGTTGCTAGACGATATGCGCAAGTAGCTAATACATTGAATATATATGGTACAACAGCAAAACAAAGTGTACGTGCCTTGAATTATGCTATTACTCAGTTGATGAAAAAAATGGATATGCCTACAACCGTTAAGGAATTGGGAATAAATCCTGCTGAGTTTGAAAAAATGATTCCTGAAATGGCACGACGGGCAGCTGTAGATGCTTGTACACCAACAAATCCTCGTTCCGTCACAGTTGCTGATATTGAGGAAATTTACAGAGGTCTATTATAA
- a CDS encoding EutP/PduV family microcompartment system protein has protein sequence MKKRLLVIGPDHSSKKELVKELEGNQQLQFISSIIYYNECILIPESYLRSPGMKKHIISTQQNAYGVLMVLHSERKSRMYPPNFAKSFRIPTVGVVIGQKDKDREQLLDCHRELTEAKVDVIYELDLNIQEELQYLLHKLEKVKEGNQ, from the coding sequence ATGAAAAAACGACTATTAGTGATTGGACCAGACCATAGTAGCAAGAAGGAACTTGTAAAAGAGCTGGAAGGGAACCAGCAACTACAGTTTATTAGTTCGATTATTTACTATAACGAATGCATTCTCATTCCGGAGTCCTATCTGAGGAGTCCTGGGATGAAGAAACACATCATATCGACCCAGCAAAATGCTTATGGGGTATTGATGGTATTGCATTCTGAGCGAAAGTCAAGGATGTATCCGCCAAATTTTGCGAAAAGTTTTCGAATCCCGACGGTTGGTGTGGTCATTGGTCAAAAAGATAAAGATAGGGAGCAGCTACTAGACTGTCATAGGGAACTGACAGAAGCGAAAGTAGATGTGATTTATGAGTTGGACCTCAATATTCAAGAAGAACTCCAATATTTGTTACATAAATTGGAAAAGGTAAAAGAAGGTAATCAATGA
- a CDS encoding BMC domain-containing protein, which translates to MLTDKTEKINRIIQESVPGKQITLAHVIAAPIRAVYDSLGVSHGGAIGILALTPYETAIIATDIAGKAADVDICFVDRFTGSVMFSGDVQSVETALQSIVDYFKENLDFAVVPLTRS; encoded by the coding sequence ATGCTGACTGATAAGACAGAAAAAATAAATCGAATCATTCAAGAATCTGTTCCAGGAAAACAGATTACCTTGGCTCATGTTATTGCTGCTCCAATTCGTGCGGTATATGACAGTCTCGGTGTTTCTCATGGAGGAGCAATTGGCATTTTAGCGTTGACCCCATACGAAACAGCGATTATTGCAACTGATATAGCAGGTAAGGCAGCAGACGTTGATATTTGCTTTGTAGACCGGTTTACAGGGTCTGTGATGTTCAGCGGAGATGTTCAGAGTGTGGAGACTGCCTTGCAGAGCATTGTAGATTATTTTAAAGAAAATCTGGATTTTGCAGTAGTTCCGCTAACACGCTCATGA
- the cutD gene encoding choline TMA-lyase-activating enzyme — translation MVVSRKKHETRINVFNVQKYNLYDGPGIRTIVFFKGCPMRCKWCANPEGLEFGSNVMYKETLCKPYNSCASTCPLGKICFAYKNQANPIPFDYADKEHPIDIRKYNKRFPTKEDIDGCPEGAISVAGESKTISEIMEIIHEDDAFYEMSGGGVTLSGGECLAQAEGAVALLQACKHDGLNTAVETAGYVPNKVVMRVAEYTDLFLFDLKHMDSKKHNEWTGVGNERILKNLISLLEAGHNVKIRMPMLKGINDSEEEIRAIVEFLLPYKDYPNFQGIDLLPYHKLGVNKYYQLGMEYKIEGDPSLSQYDLDRIESYILSYQFPVTVVKH, via the coding sequence GTGGTAGTATCAAGAAAAAAACATGAGACTCGAATTAATGTATTTAATGTTCAAAAGTACAACCTCTATGATGGTCCTGGGATTAGGACGATTGTTTTCTTCAAAGGTTGTCCAATGCGTTGTAAGTGGTGCGCAAATCCAGAAGGCTTAGAGTTTGGTTCTAATGTAATGTACAAGGAAACCTTGTGTAAACCTTATAATTCCTGTGCATCAACCTGTCCTCTAGGAAAAATTTGCTTTGCTTATAAGAATCAAGCAAATCCAATTCCGTTTGATTATGCAGACAAAGAGCATCCGATTGACATCCGAAAATATAATAAAAGGTTTCCAACTAAGGAGGATATCGATGGCTGTCCAGAAGGTGCTATCTCTGTTGCAGGGGAATCAAAAACGATTTCTGAAATAATGGAGATTATCCATGAGGATGATGCTTTTTATGAAATGTCAGGAGGAGGGGTAACTTTATCAGGTGGTGAATGTCTTGCTCAAGCGGAAGGAGCTGTAGCTCTATTACAGGCTTGTAAGCATGATGGATTAAATACTGCTGTAGAAACTGCAGGGTATGTACCGAATAAAGTTGTCATGAGAGTCGCTGAGTACACAGACTTATTTCTGTTTGATTTGAAACACATGGATTCAAAGAAGCACAATGAGTGGACTGGTGTAGGAAATGAACGCATTTTAAAAAATCTGATTTCACTCCTAGAAGCGGGTCATAATGTAAAAATTCGGATGCCGATGCTAAAAGGTATCAATGATAGTGAAGAGGAAATCCGAGCCATTGTTGAATTTTTACTTCCGTATAAAGATTATCCTAATTTTCAGGGAATCGACTTGCTTCCATACCATAAACTAGGGGTTAATAAATATTACCAGCTTGGTATGGAGTACAAGATTGAGGGTGATCCTTCTTTGAGTCAATACGATTTGGACAGAATAGAAAGTTATATTTTATCCTATCAATTTCCGGTAACGGTTGTAAAACACTAA
- the cutC gene encoding choline trimethylamine-lyase, which yields MDMQEFTAKLQEATKQLSDAERASLAKIFQSVSGDITKPDAAPVLASEGTEIPNGITPRLQALKDQYLSARPTISLLRAINLTRVSKENEGMPKAVLRGTAFKEFCKNAPLVIQDNELLVGAPNGGPRWGAFSPDISWRWLRDELDTVSTRPQDPYDLSEENKKILVEEIFPYWTGKSVDEACESQYREAGAWELSGESFVSDCSYHAQSGGGDSNPGYDVVGMKKGMLDVIEEAKAHLEELDYGNPDDLEKIYFYKGQILTAEGVIIYAKRMSEYAAQLASKETNPKRKAELEMISRVNANVPAHKPETFWEAMQYLVTIQHLLLCEENQTGLSIGRVDQYMYPFYKKDIEEGRMNDFQAFEIAGSMFIKMSEMMWLTSEGSSKFFAGYQPFVNMCVGGVTREGRDATNDLTYLLMDAIRHVKVYQPTLAARINNKSPRKYLQKIVDVVRAGLGFPACHFDDSHIKMMLAKGVSMEDARDYCLMGCVEPQKSGRLYQWTSTAYTQWPLLIETTLNRGVPLWYGKPVTPDMGPLSQYKTFEEFEAAVKETIKYVTKWTSVMTVISQRVQRELAPVPLMSMMYEGTMEHGRDVKAGGAMYNFGPGVVWSGLANYADSMAAIKKLVFEDKKYTLEELNRALVADFEGYDQIRKDCLEAPKYGNDDDYVDYFTSDIVEFTEEEHRKYRTLYSVLSHGTLSISNNTPLGQITGASASGRRAWTPLSDGISPDHGMDTKGPTAIIKSVSKMANENMNIGMVHNFKIMAGLLDTPQGEESLITLLRTASILGNGEMQFNYLDNKILLDAQQHPEKYRDLIVRVAGYSAFFVELCKDVQDEIISRTVLCSI from the coding sequence ATGGATATGCAAGAATTTACAGCTAAATTACAAGAAGCAACCAAACAATTGAGCGATGCGGAACGCGCATCACTTGCTAAAATTTTTCAAAGTGTGTCAGGTGATATTACAAAACCAGATGCAGCTCCAGTATTGGCAAGTGAGGGAACAGAAATACCAAACGGTATCACCCCTCGTTTACAAGCTTTAAAAGATCAATATTTGAGTGCTCGTCCAACTATTTCTTTGCTTCGTGCTATTAATTTAACTCGTGTATCAAAAGAAAATGAAGGAATGCCTAAAGCAGTTCTTCGTGGTACAGCTTTCAAAGAATTTTGTAAAAATGCTCCACTTGTCATTCAAGACAATGAATTATTAGTTGGTGCACCAAATGGTGGACCTCGCTGGGGAGCTTTCTCACCAGATATCTCTTGGCGTTGGCTTCGAGATGAATTAGATACTGTATCAACTCGCCCACAAGACCCATATGATTTATCAGAAGAAAACAAGAAAATATTGGTAGAAGAAATCTTCCCATATTGGACTGGTAAATCTGTTGATGAAGCGTGTGAATCACAATATCGCGAAGCAGGAGCATGGGAATTATCAGGTGAATCATTTGTGTCAGACTGTTCATACCATGCACAATCTGGTGGTGGTGACTCTAACCCTGGTTATGACGTTGTTGGTATGAAAAAAGGTATGCTAGACGTCATTGAAGAAGCAAAAGCTCATTTAGAAGAATTAGATTATGGAAATCCAGATGACCTTGAAAAGATTTACTTCTATAAAGGACAAATCTTAACAGCAGAAGGTGTTATCATCTACGCTAAACGGATGTCTGAATACGCAGCACAACTAGCAAGCAAGGAAACAAATCCAAAACGTAAAGCTGAATTGGAAATGATTTCTCGTGTAAATGCCAATGTACCCGCACACAAACCAGAAACATTCTGGGAAGCAATGCAGTACTTAGTAACAATTCAACACTTGCTTCTTTGTGAAGAAAACCAAACAGGTCTTTCAATTGGTCGTGTAGACCAATACATGTATCCATTCTACAAGAAGGATATTGAAGAAGGTCGCATGAACGATTTCCAAGCATTTGAAATCGCAGGATCTATGTTCATTAAGATGTCTGAAATGATGTGGTTGACATCGGAAGGCTCTTCTAAATTCTTCGCAGGTTACCAACCATTCGTTAACATGTGTGTGGGTGGTGTAACTCGTGAAGGACGCGATGCGACAAATGATTTAACCTATCTATTGATGGATGCGATTCGCCATGTGAAAGTTTACCAACCTACGTTGGCAGCTCGTATCAACAATAAATCACCACGTAAATATTTACAAAAGATTGTCGATGTTGTTCGTGCAGGTCTCGGATTCCCAGCTTGTCACTTCGATGATAGCCATATTAAGATGATGTTGGCAAAAGGTGTGTCAATGGAAGATGCGCGTGATTACTGTCTCATGGGATGTGTAGAACCACAAAAATCTGGTCGCCTTTACCAATGGACATCAACAGCTTATACCCAATGGCCACTATTGATTGAAACAACATTGAACCGTGGTGTGCCACTTTGGTATGGAAAACCTGTTACACCTGATATGGGACCACTTAGTCAATACAAGACTTTTGAAGAATTTGAAGCAGCAGTCAAAGAAACAATTAAATATGTTACAAAATGGACTTCTGTTATGACAGTTATTTCACAACGTGTACAACGTGAACTAGCGCCTGTTCCATTAATGTCTATGATGTATGAAGGAACAATGGAGCATGGACGAGATGTTAAAGCTGGTGGTGCTATGTATAACTTCGGTCCTGGTGTTGTTTGGTCAGGTCTTGCTAACTATGCAGACTCAATGGCTGCTATTAAGAAATTAGTCTTTGAAGATAAGAAATATACGTTGGAAGAATTGAACAGAGCTTTAGTTGCTGACTTTGAAGGATACGATCAAATCAGAAAAGACTGTCTTGAAGCACCAAAATATGGTAACGACGATGACTACGTTGACTACTTTACTTCAGATATTGTTGAATTTACAGAAGAAGAACACCGTAAATACCGGACACTTTACTCAGTATTGAGTCATGGTACATTGTCTATTTCAAACAATACTCCTTTAGGACAAATTACAGGAGCATCTGCTTCAGGTCGTCGTGCTTGGACACCACTATCAGATGGTATCTCACCAGACCATGGTATGGATACAAAAGGTCCTACAGCGATTATTAAGTCCGTTTCTAAGATGGCTAATGAAAATATGAATATTGGTATGGTGCATAACTTCAAGATTATGGCAGGCTTGCTTGATACTCCTCAAGGGGAAGAAAGCTTGATTACATTATTGAGAACAGCTAGTATCCTCGGTAATGGTGAAATGCAATTTAACTATCTTGATAACAAGATTTTGCTTGATGCACAACAACATCCAGAGAAATACCGTGACTTAATCGTTCGTGTTGCGGGATATAGTGCCTTCTTTGTTGAATTGTGTAAAGATGTACAGGACGAAATTATTTCACGTACAGTATTGTGTAGTATTTAA
- a CDS encoding aldehyde dehydrogenase family protein, which produces MRYIDKDLDSIQETRNLLLNAQMSFVQLQKLSQSELDEYSASFITALQKEADNYISDFITGNDYGNEEDEQFLCHQFLQRFQETLQKESYVGIINGDVDDKLIEIGVPLGVVVAVLPSHPTFSLLVNLVLLAMKSGNALVVVANKRSKSATIDGFKCLIALSEKCGFPEGSIAIAEIITDSGIMEVLKSDKVSLIVNIGCPEYITDQFQTNTPLIYGGESSGPVFIERTADIEQAVKDVIHSRSFHNGILPGAEQFLVTENVIADQIKQYMLENGAYILDESETQKLREFLERSQKNITNSYIGKSAVWLAKMAGFTIPETTTVLVSLQDYMNEEDFFNQKLLCPIILVYLEPDWTLACIKCMSLLAELKMGHTLTIHSKDWKVIREFATVKSVGRIVVNAPTVCAATGITSNFSPSLILGGITTGRGYSSENMTPKSWTYTRQVGFKITT; this is translated from the coding sequence ATGAGATATATTGACAAAGATTTAGATTCGATTCAAGAAACAAGAAACCTGCTTCTGAATGCTCAAATGTCTTTTGTTCAATTACAAAAGCTCAGTCAAAGTGAATTGGATGAATATAGTGCCTCTTTTATAACAGCTTTGCAAAAAGAAGCAGACAACTATATTTCGGATTTTATTACAGGAAATGATTATGGGAATGAGGAAGATGAGCAATTTTTGTGCCATCAATTTCTTCAACGTTTTCAAGAGACTCTGCAAAAAGAATCCTATGTAGGAATCATAAATGGCGATGTGGATGACAAACTGATTGAAATTGGTGTCCCTTTGGGAGTCGTTGTAGCAGTTCTGCCATCTCATCCGACGTTTTCTTTGTTGGTCAATTTAGTATTATTAGCAATGAAATCCGGGAATGCTTTGGTTGTCGTTGCTAATAAACGTTCAAAATCCGCAACAATTGACGGTTTTAAATGTCTCATTGCCTTATCAGAAAAATGTGGTTTTCCCGAAGGAAGCATTGCGATTGCTGAAATTATTACGGATTCAGGAATCATGGAAGTTTTGAAAAGTGATAAAGTTTCACTGATTGTCAATATCGGTTGTCCTGAATATATCACAGATCAATTTCAAACAAACACGCCCTTAATTTATGGAGGGGAATCGTCTGGTCCAGTATTTATCGAGCGTACAGCAGATATTGAGCAGGCCGTGAAAGATGTAATTCATTCCAGAAGTTTTCATAATGGGATTTTACCAGGAGCAGAACAGTTTCTGGTTACTGAAAATGTGATAGCCGATCAAATAAAGCAGTACATGCTAGAGAACGGGGCCTATATATTAGATGAATCTGAAACACAGAAGCTGAGAGAGTTTTTGGAACGTTCACAGAAGAATATTACAAATTCTTATATTGGTAAATCTGCTGTTTGGCTAGCTAAAATGGCAGGGTTTACGATTCCGGAAACAACAACTGTTCTCGTATCTCTACAAGATTATATGAATGAAGAAGACTTCTTTAATCAGAAGTTGCTCTGTCCGATTATCTTGGTTTATTTAGAACCAGATTGGACCTTGGCTTGTATCAAATGTATGAGTCTATTAGCAGAGTTGAAGATGGGGCATACCCTTACCATTCATTCGAAAGATTGGAAAGTGATTCGGGAATTTGCAACGGTAAAATCGGTTGGACGCATCGTTGTCAATGCTCCAACGGTTTGTGCAGCGACGGGAATTACATCTAATTTCTCCCCATCATTGATTTTGGGAGGAATTACAACAGGACGAGGTTATAGTTCAGAGAACATGACACCTAAGAGTTGGACTTATACCCGTCAAGTCGGTTTTAAAATAACAACATAA
- a CDS encoding BMC domain-containing protein — translation MERYQAIGAIETFGLVFALEAADAMVKASEVDVVGYENTASGYISVIVQGETEACKTAVDAGVKAVEKMGTEVYSHVVIPGPHEDLRKIIDRYSLSVLLPEES, via the coding sequence ATGGAAAGATATCAAGCAATAGGAGCTATTGAGACATTTGGATTGGTTTTTGCACTAGAAGCAGCAGATGCAATGGTAAAAGCTTCTGAAGTCGATGTAGTTGGTTATGAAAATACCGCTTCTGGCTATATCTCAGTCATTGTACAAGGAGAGACAGAAGCATGTAAAACAGCAGTGGATGCTGGTGTCAAAGCGGTGGAAAAAATGGGTACAGAGGTATACAGCCACGTGGTTATCCCAGGACCGCATGAAGATTTGCGAAAAATCATTGATCGGTATTCTCTATCTGTTCTGTTACCAGAAGAATCATAA
- a CDS encoding BMC domain-containing protein produces MRYRGGQALGLVETVGLVPALEACDKMLKASDVKLVSYENVGSTLVTIMVVGDVAAVEASVEAGARAAAAIGKLTSHNVMPRPIPTVGDIVSVHDIDNC; encoded by the coding sequence ATGAGATATCGTGGTGGACAAGCCTTGGGGCTGGTCGAAACTGTTGGATTGGTTCCAGCATTAGAGGCTTGCGACAAGATGTTAAAGGCGAGTGACGTCAAACTAGTTTCTTATGAGAATGTTGGTTCAACATTAGTTACAATCATGGTTGTCGGAGATGTTGCAGCAGTTGAAGCTTCGGTTGAAGCAGGGGCACGCGCGGCAGCAGCGATTGGAAAACTAACATCTCATAACGTTATGCCAAGACCAATCCCTACTGTTGGGGACATTGTTTCAGTGCATGATATTGACAACTGCTAA
- a CDS encoding DMT family transporter: MEQHTKNIGQLDAHQKMIATTKKFHTSGIRSGAISGLFYGLYSFLIIIVQGFDPLKSAVGILAAPFVMGAINDFLGGCVLLLNVIRTGKFHELARSLATKPGKIMLLGYILGGPVANGAYLVGLYLAGAFAIPISATTAAFGAIFAAIFLKQKINARVVGGMVFCIIGAIIINMVKPDGAPNFTLGIILALFAAICWGLEGCISSFGGAILDSEVNVTLRQLVSGLVQMVVIVPLIGATGLFTSMFSSPLLIALLLVSGTLVGISYTEWYRSNAMVGTAVGMSLNITYAFWGVLLSILFLDQPITPSIVIGSITIILGAILVTTNPLDFFRKNEV; the protein is encoded by the coding sequence ATGGAACAACATACCAAAAACATAGGTCAATTGGATGCACATCAGAAGATGATTGCAACAACAAAGAAATTTCATACTTCGGGAATACGAAGTGGTGCCATTTCTGGTTTGTTTTATGGACTATACTCATTTCTAATCATAATTGTCCAAGGATTTGATCCCTTAAAGTCCGCTGTTGGTATCTTAGCAGCACCATTTGTTATGGGGGCAATCAATGATTTTCTAGGTGGTTGTGTTTTGTTGCTCAATGTTATAAGGACAGGTAAGTTCCATGAACTAGCGAGAAGTCTTGCAACAAAACCTGGTAAAATTATGCTTTTGGGCTATATTTTAGGAGGTCCAGTAGCTAATGGTGCCTATCTCGTTGGTCTTTACCTTGCTGGTGCCTTTGCTATTCCAATTTCAGCTACAACGGCAGCCTTTGGTGCTATCTTTGCAGCTATCTTCTTAAAACAAAAAATCAACGCTCGCGTTGTTGGGGGAATGGTATTCTGTATTATCGGTGCGATTATCATTAACATGGTGAAACCTGACGGTGCTCCAAACTTTACTCTTGGTATCATCTTAGCTTTGTTTGCGGCAATTTGCTGGGGCTTGGAAGGATGTATCTCTAGTTTTGGTGGAGCGATTCTTGACTCAGAAGTCAACGTTACTCTTCGTCAACTTGTTTCAGGGTTGGTACAGATGGTCGTTATCGTACCGCTAATCGGTGCTACTGGACTATTTACTAGTATGTTCAGTTCACCATTGTTGATTGCTCTATTATTAGTTTCTGGTACACTTGTTGGAATTTCCTACACAGAATGGTATCGTTCAAACGCAATGGTCGGTACAGCAGTTGGAATGTCCCTCAATATTACCTATGCTTTCTGGGGAGTTTTGTTGAGTATCTTATTCCTAGATCAACCAATAACTCCATCGATTGTAATTGGTTCAATCACCATTATCTTGGGAGCGATTTTAGTAACAACAAATCCACTCGATTTCTTTAGAAAAAATGAGGTATAG
- the eutM gene encoding ethanolamine utilization microcompartment protein EutM — translation MSSEALGMIETRGLVGSIEAADAMVKAANVTLIGKEHVGGGLVTVLVRGDVGAVKAATDAGAAAAQRIGELISVHVIPRPHGEVETILPNKK, via the coding sequence ATGAGTTCCGAAGCATTAGGGATGATTGAAACAAGGGGTTTGGTTGGCTCTATTGAGGCAGCCGATGCAATGGTTAAAGCAGCAAATGTTACTTTAATCGGGAAAGAACATGTAGGAGGCGGTTTAGTCACTGTTCTGGTACGTGGAGATGTAGGAGCTGTAAAGGCAGCTACTGATGCGGGTGCTGCGGCAGCACAACGTATTGGAGAGCTCATCTCTGTTCACGTTATTCCACGACCACACGGTGAAGTGGAAACAATTTTACCTAACAAAAAATAG
- a CDS encoding MerR family transcriptional regulator has product MTEDRLFSIGQAANLCGVSAKALRYYESLELIQPKLVSQETGYRYYDKETLLLIPVIKYYQQVGLDLKQIKRLISLAGCSNHYHLLKERREEIKAKREELLVSLASVDDWLQLIIEGEMCLQNQAQINAGLASQVISLKYYHEERNYCKIEQLYKYNYKESIINLEWTKFLKDRQLEVSGPVILKYDSYQEKMTGQSKTATILQHCYPESSDFSSFGGFMALSSYHIGPLDKIEETYQKMVDYANACHHTLKSECYERYVIDYWVTQNSNEFVTEIIIPTVTHNEILH; this is encoded by the coding sequence ATGACAGAAGATAGATTATTTTCCATTGGTCAAGCAGCAAATTTATGTGGTGTATCAGCAAAGGCTTTGCGTTATTATGAAAGTTTGGAGCTGATTCAACCGAAATTAGTTTCACAGGAAACTGGTTATCGCTATTATGACAAAGAAACGCTGTTGTTAATCCCTGTGATTAAGTATTATCAACAAGTCGGGTTGGACCTAAAGCAGATAAAAAGACTCATCTCACTAGCAGGTTGTTCAAATCATTACCATTTGTTGAAGGAAAGAAGAGAGGAAATCAAAGCAAAAAGAGAAGAGTTGCTAGTCTCTCTTGCATCAGTGGATGATTGGCTTCAGTTAATCATTGAAGGAGAAATGTGCTTACAAAATCAAGCTCAAATCAATGCTGGTCTGGCAAGTCAAGTTATCAGTCTTAAATACTATCATGAAGAGAGAAACTACTGTAAGATAGAACAATTGTACAAGTATAATTATAAGGAATCGATTATCAATCTTGAGTGGACAAAGTTTTTGAAAGATAGACAATTGGAAGTATCAGGTCCAGTGATTTTAAAGTATGATTCCTATCAGGAGAAAATGACTGGACAATCAAAAACTGCAACAATTTTACAGCATTGTTATCCTGAATCTTCTGATTTTTCAAGTTTTGGTGGCTTTATGGCACTGAGTAGTTACCACATTGGACCATTAGACAAAATCGAAGAAACCTATCAAAAAATGGTGGACTACGCAAATGCTTGTCATCATACGTTGAAATCGGAATGTTATGAACGTTATGTGATTGATTACTGGGTGACTCAAAATAGCAATGAATTTGTTACAGAAATCATTATTCCAACAGTAACTCATAATGAAATACTTCATTAG